Part of the Uloborus diversus isolate 005 chromosome 2, Udiv.v.3.1, whole genome shotgun sequence genome, CTTTGTTTTCGCAGTTAGCAAAGACACACGAAAATCCGAATTCGGTAATAAACATCTCACATAAATTGCTGCACAGTACGCTTTTTCTGAAGCATCACAAAATGCGTGCAACTCTATATCTGCATGCGAAGAAGTTAGAACTAATCTTGGAATTTTCATTTGTTCAAGGAGATGCAGTTCTTCACAAAATGATATCCAATTCCTATTTAATTCTTCGGGAATGATTTGATCCCAAGAAAGCTTATACTTCCACAATTCTTGAAGTAACACTTTCATAAACACTACACAAGGGGAAAGCAATCCCAAAGGATCAAATACACGGGAAATCTCAGACAGTATTTCCCTCTTGGAGTATTCTAGCTTTTGTTTCACAGACTCAatgctaaaactaaaataatcagCTTTTGGACACCACTGGATACCAAGAACCTTAACTTCAGTTTCTAAGTTTGCAGCCTCTTCTTCATCTAGGAATTCTTTAATCACGTTGGTGTTATTAGATTTCCACTTACGAAGATTAAATCCTCCCTTTGCCATCATAGTCTTTAACTGCTTCACAAGCTCAGATGCTTCTTCTTCCGATGACGCACCACTTAAAAGGTCATCAACGTAAAAATGATTCAATGTAGCGTTTGAAGCAAGGGGATAGCTATCCTTCTCGTCTAAGGCAAGCTGAAGTATTGTTCTCGTGGAGAGAAATGGCGCACTTGCAGTTCCATACGTTACCGTGAGCAATCTGTATTCTTTTACCGGTTCTTCTAAATTACTTCTCCACAAAATTCTCTGCCAATCTACGTCTTCAGGATGTACCCTTATTTGTCGAAACATTTTCTCCACATCGGCACAGACTGCAACTGGAAATGTTCTGAATCGAAGTAGAATGGGATACAATTCCAACTGCAAGCGTGGGCCCACCATCAATAGATCATTTAGGGAGTATCCTGATGATGATTTGGACGATGCATCAAACACCACCCTCAATTTCGTTGTTGTACTAGACTCTCTCAAAACTGGAAAATGAGGAATGTAATATGCTTCACTCTTTGCATAATCAGTTTCGGGAACTGGTTGCATGTGTTTCAGTTCAAGATATTCCTTCATAAAATCCTGGTACTGTTTATATTTTGCCGGGTTTGAGCTTAAGGAACGTTCAACTGCATTCAACCTGCGTAAAGCATGCTGTCTAGATTCACCTAATTCTGTTGGAGAGGTGTGGAAAGGCAATTTTACTATGTattttccatcttcagccctagaatgagtatttttgaaatgttcctCACAAGCCTTCTCAGCACTTGATAGAAAACTAACAGATGGCACCGAGTCCAACTCCCAAAACTTAGAAATAAGTTCATTAGTATCAATATCTATATTATTTAACACAAGTGGAACATTATCCCTAAATAAATTGACAGATCCTGAAATGATCCAGCCAAAAGAAGAACGAACTGCTGAGGGATAACCATCACCTCCGTTGCTAATTTCACCTTTTAACACTTGAAGGAAAATATCTATACCAAGCAAAATGTCAATTCGAGCTGACTTATGAAAAGAGGGGTCTGCGAGTACTAgatccttgaaggcttcttgaaTTCTAACATCAATTGATGTGTGCGGTAgatttcccacaattttattcattacaaATGCTGAacttttaagctttggcttagAATCGAAATGCGGAGAAAACTCCAAGTCTACAAGACCATTAGTACGAGCGGCAGTAGCGCCAAGGCATGACACCGCTATGTTTGCCTTTTTTCTACCTAATCCAAGTCGATTAACACAATCTTCAGTAATAAAATTAGCTTGACTACCAGGGTCTAATAAGGCACGACATAACTGAAACCTCCCAGAAGAATCTAAAGCCTTGATAAGAACTGTACATAGCAATACTTCTTTATTTTCACCTCTAGATACTCTTTCTTCCACTTGAAGAGAAGTAGTACCTGTGTAGATGCTAGGAAGGTCACCGGAAAGCCTAgcgttatttttactttcatcagaatTGCACATTTTTCCTGGAGTAAAAGATTCAGCTTCAATAGAGAGGGTACTAGAGATTTGTTTATTGTCCGAATTCACTGCACTCATACCTTTATCACCCCTATCAATATGCAGTATAGAATTATGCGATTTTCCGCACTCTTTGCATTTTTGAGGACATTTACAGAATTTTAACAGGTGAGAGGAAGAAAGACAACAAAAACACAGATTATTAAACTtgacaaaattaattcttttctgaacaggcacatttttaaatttaaaacatttcaccAATGCATGATTACCTTTACAAAATGTACAATCTACTTTTGCTTCAGTCAACAAAGATGTgactttgcaattagaatttttcttttcgttaaaagaatttttactgtTCTGTAAAGTACGAGCTTGTACACGAAGAAATGAGAATAATTGCTCCAAGGTACctaattcatctttttttaattCCCGTTCCCACCAACTTCTCGTATTTTTGTCCAATTTTTCAACTAATGCGTAAACAACCATAACTTCagcaaattcttcaattttatgaCCTATAACAGCCAAAGAGCTCACAAATTCATTAGCTGaatcaattaaattaagaattgcCTGAGGCGATTCATTAATTCTTtgtaaattaaacaattttctaATAAGTGCATTTACTAGTTCTCGCTTATCAGAAAACCTATCTTCAAGTAGTTGCCAAGCAACCGAATAGTTTGCATTTGAAATCGGCATAGAATTTATAATTCTTAACGCTTCATCTTTACAACTAGCCTTCAAATATTGCAATTTCATTGCAtctgaaatgcttttattt contains:
- the LOC129216695 gene encoding uncharacterized protein LOC129216695; the encoded protein is MSAVNSDNKQISSTLSIEAESFTPGKMCNSDESKNNARLSGDLPSIYTGTTSLQVEERVSRGENKEVLLCTVLIKALDSSGRFQLCRALLDPGSQANFITEDCVNRLGLGRKKANIAVSCLGATAARTNGLVDLEFSPHFDSKPKLKSSAFVMNKIVGNLPHTSIDVRIQEAFKDLVLADPSFHKSARIDILLGIDIFLQVLKGEISNGGDGYPSAVRSSFGWIISGSVNLFRDNVPLVLNNIDIDTNELISKFWELDSVPSVSFLSSAEKACEEHFKNTHSRAEDGKYIVKLPFHTSPTELGESRQHALRRLNAVERSLSSNPAKYKQYQDFMKEYLELKHMQPVPETDYAKSEAYYIPHFPVLRESSTTTKLRVVFDASSKSSSGYSLNDLLMVGPRLQLELYPILLRFRTFPVAVCADVEKMFRQIRVHPEDVDWQRILWRSNLEEPVKEYRLLTVTYGTASAPFLSTRTILQLALDEKDSYPLASNATLNHFYVDDLLSGASSEEEASELVKQLKTMMAKGGFNLRKWKSNNTNVIKEFLDEEEAANLETEVKQPRQYT